The DNA segment ttttatttttaagttaaacataTATTTGTCGTACGACTGTCATCATGCCTcgctgtattataaaaaattgtagccATGCTCTATTTCCATCCGTTAAAGCACTCTATCTTCACATTGAATTGTGTCATCAATGGCAtttaaatgagaaaattatgtgTCAAGAAGAAAAATGTTGTAGAGATTTTAAAGATTGGCGTTCCTTTCACTTCCTAGACACTTGATGTCATTTCATAAAGTTCCCGCCGCATTAAATTCTGCTCATAGATGTAAAAGAAAAcctgatattaatattaatatcatgcctaattatcaagatataaatataGTCACTGATCGTCAAAATATGATTAACAATGAGAATTCTGAAACTGTTGAAAGTATTTTGCAACAAGACTTTGCCTTGCATTTTGTAAGTAAACTTTATGCCACTCCAAGCCTTCCACGGAATATTGTTCCATTCATAGTGGATAAGACACAtaatcttttcgataacatttCGTCACTTGTTATTCCTTCAATTATAagtaatttggaaaatattcctttgaataaaaatatattaactgcCATAGAGAAAGGATTGGAAATCCTTAAAAaaccttttaaaaatatagaaacagAAACTAAAGACTGAAAAAAATGAAGTTTAGTGGATATTATATAAAAGCAAAAGATTATGTAGTTGGAAGTCGCTTTGATGCGAAACTTATTCAAGGTCATATCACAAaagaaatatgcaatattaaagcTAAGTTTATACCTATAAGAACAGTTTTGCAACAATTTCTATCTCTTGCAGCAGTATTGGAAACTATTGTTCATTATATGGATAGTCTCCAGAAAAAGAAAGTATGGTAGTGTTCTCTAATTTTATTCAAGGCGAGATATGGCAAAataaaatgcaactttattataaagataaaattgttattcctctttttcttttttttttgataatttagaaGTTAATAATGTACTCGGTTCTCATGCTACTATTCAAAAACTTGGTGCTGTTTTCTATTCTATACCATGTTTGCCTCCTCAATTTTCTTCTCAATTGAGTAACATTTTTCTTGCTTTATTGTTCCACTCTGCGGATAGAAgtgaatttcaaaataataatgtctttgaTATTCTCGTAAAAGaaatcaatttcttacagaaaGAAGGTATATTCAAACTGAGATAGGTCctgttcaaatattttttgctttagGTCTAATATTGGGGGACAATTTGGGGTTAAATTCAGCATTAGATTTTGCAGGAGGTTTTAACGCTACATATTACTCTCGTTTATGTAAAATGTCACAGCATGAAGCTCATTCGTGCtgtattgaaaaagaaaatctcTTACGAACTGAAGACAATTACAATAATGACTTAGAAACTAAAAATCTAAAAGATAGTGGTATTAAACAAAACAGTATATGGAATAAAATAGATCATTTCCATGTAACTTCTAATGCTGCAGTAGACAAAATGCATGATTTAGATGAGGGCGTATATAAATATGGAATGGTTCACATTCTATATCATTACATTACTAAcacaaaacaaatttctttgtcCTGTCTAAATGAACGACTGAAAGCATTTGATTatagttgcaatgacataaCAAACAAGCCACCTCTCATAACCGAtgatgaaataagaaaaaaggatttaaaatttttggctAGTGAAatgagtaattttatattattatttcctcTTCTTGTTGGTGAAGATATACTTCATGATGATGTATGGCACTATTTCTTGATTCTTCGTAAGATACATGACATTGTTAATGCTAAATTTCTTCAGAAGGAATGTAGTGACTTATTAGGAGTTCTAATACAAGAACATCATGAAAAATATCTTCATCTTTTCGTTTCGATAATGgtgttccaaatatttttttaacgttcttatataatataaaattatttttaaaacattacctaaataatgtgatatttccgaatgtttaacaaatgtttcaatatttctttaaaatatttcataaatattaatatgatacGTTTATTGAGATAAATTCAATATATGTATCTGCagtagtttaaaaatattttaatttatatgtgaTCCATCCAATGATGGTAAATTTAGATGattgcaataaattaatttcatttgaaAGTCAAACGGAAAACGCGTGTCTTTCCCGCGCTGGGCGcatataacattaattcttCACAGATGTCGCGTTTTCCATATAACGTGTTGTATCATGCGTATTTGCCGATAATGAGAAGACACGTGCAGACACGTGAGCAAAGTGCATCACGCCAAAATCATAATTAAAGTGCGTTGAGTGAATTCTCCTTCTTATTCGTGACTTTACTTCTTTATAGCGTGACAggtaagtaaaatttattttgcaagtaaAAACCGTGGAAAAAATTTCCAATAGAAAACGATCtatcatatttatgaatttacgAAGCAAAATCCATATTCAAAACGATAGCATTTTTTCCATTGTTTCTATCAGAAATTTTTATGGGGGATGTTTATTCGtactttaattaacttgaaagattaggtttttttatttgcaacatTGTGCCTATTGTTCTTTTGCTTCTTCGCGCACTGTTCTATTAAAATtggcgaaataaaaattaacaaacttCAAAAAAGATAAGAAACACACGACAAGAAACACGATTGTTGAAATCGTGCGTGAAGAAGTAAAAAGATTATAGGAAAAAACTAAGAAGCAAGaagcaaagagcacattgtagattaGCCTAGTGCTTAGTgctgttttacataaaataattgtttgatttcttttattaatctgTATTCTCTGTTTCAGAGAATTTTAGaggattacaaattttatatataagtgaagaaatctataaatttgtatttggaaattttttacaatatcataCAATGGAAGGACAAAGTTCATCATATAAGGTAagattacatgtatatatacgtacatataactGTTTCAAGTTTAACAAAGTATTTTTCATTTACGTATTCTCTGACAAAGAATACTACAATACTTGATACTATAAATTTAGCTAGCTTTTTATGAAAAGTTGAGAAAGTACtatgttacatccggaggatttcacgatttcccttttcacatccatcatataaaatatacgaaACAAGCTACGGGATTgcctgtaaaatttataatacttatacccggaactccacgatttctcttttacaaataacactatcacccggctattataagaaaaaatcaaacattgttctcggaatacatatataatggccacctattacatccggagcaataaagagaagcaaaaaaggagaaatcgtgcgacgacaaaattacaagcaacgatgcttatttaataattcatatcaacgaacaaagcctggactcgaaagagaaaaaatctaaacgctattaaagtctggcaacaatcagagataagattgagtcacgacgccggacggaaactataaaactataaaatcaaaatttacaaccccggctttgtttgttcgaacctatgtttcatcacgacCGGAAAAATGATTCATGtggaaagcgagtcccaaataaacggacgcgacgatataaaaaatcgggaCCGAACTCTTCTCTTCCAAGAAGagaaaccgtaagataacgaatcccttaagcgattaggtgatgcaactgctcgcccctcttaaagttaagaaaaatcaggaGAAGATAGAAAATTAACCAACGAGAGATTATCCGAaaagatgattggtagtgagcgttggtgaactacgaacgaataagctcaaaatttcgacaacaaggaatctccaaggGATAGGAAAAAGCTCAAAAGTTTTACCCAATCAAATCTTCTCACCCATTAAACTTACCCCACGCTCTTTTCCTAAGTCCTATAAAATGCGCAATTTTGAACGCTTCGGGCATTCAAGTCcgcactcacatccacgcgttgcaagtgtcgaagctgtgcgcgttaaaatcgttttgaacttagaatctgtgcctTAATTAAACAACCACCGAGCTTCCGAGGTCAGCCCCAGAACCGACTTCAACCACAAAAGCCCTTTGAAGACAGAAAGAGACCTGACGTTCCTTCTATATTTATCGATCAAAgagtaagttatttttatttagtcaCTTACCGGATTCTCCTAATTCGTTGATTGATTATCGGTTAGTGGGCAAAATTTACATCCCGAGAAAATCGCGCCCCCATCGTCACCGTCCGAATCGTCTCCGGGAATACTTCAGGAGGCAAGTCGTTCTCCTCGAGCGCCTCTGGGCAATTCAAAGGATAAGGGGACGTGAGAATTTGCGCCAGGAACCGGCTCCTGGATGGGCGCCATCTTTGGAAATACCCCCGCTTATCCCAGAGGAAAGCGACCCACCTTCTCCTTCCCCATCTTCTCCGTTTCCCGCTCCCTCTATCTCCTCTCTCCTTACATATAGGATCGCTCCTGATACCCCTCCGTACTCGCCTGACCCCGAAGATCTCGTTGATCTTCCTTCCCCCTCGTACTCGCCTGTCTTAGAAGATCTCTCTGATCCTCCTTCCCCCTTGAGTCCTGCGCCTAGCGTAGAATTCATAGAGGAAATCGCCCCTCCTCCCTCACCAGCGAGTTCcacgtccagcgtggaattcTTGGAAGAAGTAATTTCTCTTTCCGACCATGATCCTGACGATCCACCTCCCACCAAATCcacgttattttataattattaccacacataaatagtaaattaacgAAACTTACAAATGCGTCAATTCCATCTTCTCCTACACAAACGTAAtagaatttagtttttatttttatttttttataataatactataACTCCTAGCGATAATGGATAATACTAATTTTTCCAATCACCTTTAATTAACTTTTCGTTTCGttcacttttattattatgtattctaataactatttaatcatttcgttttataataaataataattgtcaatTTCACGATAAGCCtcgtcaattaatttaatacctatgtatgtaaatttcaagtatcagaATGTATGGTAAGTCTTGTTTAAAGGaaaagtttaaatgtaaaattttatttcatcaactCATCTCGTACTCATCCTAACCTCCCGACTCAAAAAGattgcactcggtccgatcccgagttatagagattgaattctctgactcaaattaggaccaacgatcgcacaattctgaaaaggcgttaaagcgtgtcattacacgttgacgcataatttcggaatcattaaaagtgcgttcggctcgtgccgcacatcccactagtgcggttgcgagaataaaagagtttttgttgcatccttccctgccttcctcaaGTCCCAGGCATCTTTTGAGAGATAGCCTTTTTTTCCTTAAGGCTgaatgtaacaataataataataataatgttacatcCTGCAAAGTAAAGATTCTTTTCCTTTATGAAACATtggatatattaaaaacaaggGGGGCCGAGCAACGATGTTGAGTGTGATTCAGTGACACTAGGAACAGGTGGCTAAAACCAGTGAGAGGATGTCAGCCTCCTAGAAGCGGCCGATCtgacataaatttaaaatagaaatgtcgCATCAAGTACTCTACCGCGGATAGCCCTGGCTATCCGCGGATGGCTAATAAACCCATcggaacaaattaatttataaggggGCCTAAGATAACACCGTTGCTCGACACCAAAGAAATCAAAGTTCCGTCAGCGGACATAAAGTCCAGAAGCTGAAAGACGAGGAAACGCGGCTCCGTTAGCTTCTAAAAACCTCAGTAGTAAATCATTCAATAATTACCGGGAAATATGGAAATGACATGAGATTCGTCATGCAGAGAGCATAATCCGATGGCTGACACGTGTTCAATGAGCAAAGgattaaagacaaaaaaaagtcgtaaaacTAAATCTCACGCGTAGGCGTGGGTAATAAAAATTAGTGCACTCGGCCTTCTTTAGAACAAGGGAGGGCGATAAACgaaaaagagtataaataaggaaattttttttagcggAGCGTGCAGTTCTTATTCTAATACAATCTGATACACAGTTCCGTGACATCTTGTATATCCGAGTTCTGtgactctcggatccgcggtCTTTAAACTTGTACGAAACTCAAGTCGGTCGAAGGAAAAAGTGCCATTTGAAACGTGCCTGCTTGGGATCTGATGACCATTGTGCATCACACGCGGAATCCTTCGACCGGACCTACCATCTCCCGCTGAGTGCGGCCCAGTTTGGAAgcctgcggctccgagagtATTACATTCACCTACATCAACACTAACACTACAATTAACAAGCAGTAAGTCCTGCATTAACTGTTTAGTTCTTATTTCGCTCTTGTTTTCCGAGCACCTTTTCTCTCTATTGCGAACGACTTTgctataaacataaaatatttattaagttcaTTACT comes from the Solenopsis invicta isolate M01_SB chromosome 14, UNIL_Sinv_3.0, whole genome shotgun sequence genome and includes:
- the LOC120359560 gene encoding uncharacterized protein LOC120359560, which produces MNSTLGAGLKGEGGSERSSKTGEYEGEGRSTRSSGSGEYGGVSGAILYVRREEIEGAGNGEDGEGEEALEENDLPPEVFPETIRTVTMGARFSRDVNFAH